Proteins encoded within one genomic window of Nitrospina gracilis 3/211:
- a CDS encoding lysophospholipid acyltransferase family protein, whose amino-acid sequence MTSIVLWLLFRNNQKSHCKWVGWFARFWGRRACAAIGLSYTVEGDLNIPAGSMIVANHVGAVDIFLMAANFKLFFVSKAEVNGWPVVGQMAQLGKTIFVDRSRRHQVTGMIDSIRKRMRDGFNVAWFPEGSVTKGDDVYPFKPSAFEAAVQEKRPVVPVLIRYEGGGEPYVASWTGTLGEHMIRVLKSKGLRAKVRVFPPIPPAKTRQELSRASHDLLYHAFHNNPNEKNSHVTEVGAPSEY is encoded by the coding sequence TTGACATCCATAGTGTTGTGGCTGTTGTTTCGTAATAACCAGAAATCCCATTGCAAGTGGGTGGGATGGTTTGCCCGTTTCTGGGGCCGCCGAGCATGTGCTGCTATCGGACTGAGTTATACCGTGGAGGGGGATCTCAATATTCCCGCGGGATCGATGATCGTCGCCAATCATGTGGGGGCAGTGGATATTTTTTTGATGGCGGCCAACTTCAAATTGTTTTTTGTTTCCAAAGCGGAGGTGAATGGCTGGCCAGTGGTGGGGCAAATGGCGCAGTTGGGAAAAACCATTTTTGTGGATCGAAGCCGCCGCCACCAGGTGACGGGCATGATCGACAGCATCCGGAAGCGCATGCGCGACGGTTTCAATGTCGCCTGGTTTCCGGAGGGCAGTGTCACCAAGGGAGATGATGTGTATCCGTTCAAACCGTCCGCATTCGAGGCCGCGGTGCAGGAAAAAAGGCCGGTGGTTCCGGTGTTGATCCGTTACGAGGGAGGAGGGGAGCCCTACGTGGCCAGTTGGACGGGGACCCTGGGTGAGCACATGATCCGGGTTTTGAAGTCCAAGGGGTTGCGTGCAAAAGTCCGGGTGTTCCCTCCAATCCCCCCTGCAAAAACAAGACAGGAGCTTTCCCGAGCGAGCCACGACCTCCTATATCACGCGTTCCACAATAACCCGAACGAAAAAAACTCCCATGTCACTGAAGTCGGGGCCCCTTCTGAATATTAG
- a CDS encoding glycosyltransferase family 39 protein, which translates to MIQRLHFWYTGGLPIGSALIVWTMVSWQRWPDLLVDFGQQAYVPWALSQGQILYRDVAYFHGPLSSYIHTLVFLIFGPGILQLALFNLALVSLVSFLIFRLCHYFSNRLNATLICLSFITVFVFAHHMGFGSFNFIAPYTYDLTHGILLGIFTLFLFYRYLKSPRLQTLCALGVLLGLVFLTKVEVFLAVSLSLGGGLFIFWSQRRLHSKTILLNAAVFAGCSLLPILAFALYFSFFMPVTRAFSHILGQYLNAADPVIRTMPYYQFTLGWMHLEDNLKRMGLHALIFLCLGGLVSYLNYIFFRNRTNNRLTGLLLGLLTLVALWALTDTIPWLEITRAFPIILFITGFYLAIRIGRGQRLIQITRRRIIFLTLIVFSLTLTFKAFYNLRLSDLGFALAMPATLVMLFFALHSLPRIAERISGNAVIIRSVSISAVLYFIAVIGMNSFFAYQNKTYPVGEGVDRIFDFQPLVQYPDGRIFSRGLIVNETLELLKKEMGEKTDLLTLPDAMIFNYLLRKSFPTRDTLFSPLTMRTQDENGVSTRLQAAPPSHILMVHADYQWFGQRHFGTDYARSVMEWIQRDYVLVRQIGATPFEGREFGVQIFKRSLPGKS; encoded by the coding sequence ATGATCCAAAGACTTCATTTTTGGTATACCGGAGGCCTGCCGATCGGTTCAGCTTTGATTGTCTGGACGATGGTCAGCTGGCAACGCTGGCCGGACCTCCTGGTGGATTTTGGTCAGCAGGCTTATGTTCCCTGGGCGTTGTCGCAAGGCCAAATCCTTTATCGCGATGTCGCTTATTTTCATGGCCCCCTGTCTTCTTATATCCACACTCTTGTTTTTCTTATATTCGGGCCTGGAATCCTGCAACTGGCCCTTTTCAATTTGGCTTTGGTATCGCTTGTCTCTTTTCTTATTTTTCGGCTCTGCCATTATTTCAGCAATCGCCTGAACGCAACCCTCATTTGCCTGTCATTTATTACCGTTTTTGTCTTCGCACATCATATGGGATTTGGTAGTTTCAACTTCATCGCCCCATACACATACGATCTCACGCATGGGATCCTGCTCGGGATTTTTACTCTGTTTCTTTTTTACCGCTATCTGAAATCGCCGCGCTTGCAAACCCTTTGCGCCCTCGGAGTGTTGCTTGGCCTGGTTTTTCTCACCAAGGTCGAGGTTTTTCTCGCCGTTTCTCTCAGTCTGGGGGGAGGTCTTTTTATTTTCTGGTCGCAACGCCGCTTGCACTCAAAAACCATTTTGCTCAACGCTGCGGTTTTTGCAGGGTGTTCACTTTTACCCATTTTGGCCTTTGCCCTTTATTTTTCTTTCTTCATGCCGGTGACCCGTGCTTTTTCCCATATATTGGGTCAGTACCTTAATGCCGCAGATCCCGTCATTCGCACCATGCCCTATTATCAATTCACCCTGGGCTGGATGCACCTCGAAGACAACCTGAAACGAATGGGTTTGCACGCATTGATTTTTCTGTGCCTCGGTGGGCTGGTAAGTTATCTCAATTATATTTTTTTCCGCAACCGAACCAATAACAGATTGACCGGGCTGCTATTGGGATTATTAACTCTGGTGGCTCTCTGGGCTCTTACGGACACCATTCCCTGGCTGGAAATCACCCGCGCCTTTCCAATCATTTTATTTATTACAGGTTTTTATCTGGCCATTCGAATCGGGCGGGGACAGCGGCTAATTCAGATTACCCGGCGTAGAATTATTTTCCTCACTCTTATTGTTTTTTCCCTGACTCTCACATTCAAGGCGTTTTACAACCTGCGTCTTTCCGACTTGGGGTTTGCTCTGGCGATGCCCGCCACTCTGGTCATGCTGTTTTTTGCATTGCATTCTCTACCCCGCATTGCGGAACGGATCTCCGGTAATGCCGTTATCATTCGATCCGTTTCCATTAGCGCTGTTTTGTATTTCATTGCTGTCATCGGCATGAACAGTTTTTTTGCCTACCAGAACAAAACTTACCCCGTTGGCGAAGGAGTGGACCGGATTTTCGATTTTCAGCCTCTTGTGCAGTACCCGGACGGACGGATATTTTCCCGTGGTCTCATTGTTAACGAAACACTGGAACTACTGAAAAAAGAAATGGGAGAAAAAACTGACCTGCTCACCCTTCCTGACGCCATGATTTTCAATTACCTTTTACGCAAGTCCTTTCCAACCAGGGACACGTTGTTCAGCCCTCTCACCATGCGCACCCAGGATGAAAATGGAGTATCGACCCGGTTGCAGGCCGCCCCACCCTCCCATATCCTCATGGTGCATGCGGATTACCAATGGTTCGGTCAACGTCATTTCGGAACCGATTATGCCCGCTCTGTAATGGAATGGATACAACGCGATTACGTCCTGGTTCGCCAGATCGGGGCAACGCCATTTGAGGGCAGGGAATTTGGCGTTCAAATTTTCAAACGTTCACTTCCAGGAAAGTCCTGA